One segment of Aquimarina sp. BL5 DNA contains the following:
- a CDS encoding FixH family protein, whose protein sequence is MKVNWGTAIVLVFIGFISFILYFVVRMNTDKKYEHDLVTEDYYKQELAFQNEINAEQKGNALHNNVEVKKIAEGLLVVFPKDKNYTKLSGSISLYRPSNKKLDFEIPITLQSSEILVPQNKLIEGRWNITVNWSYENTSYLFKESFTY, encoded by the coding sequence ATGAAAGTAAACTGGGGTACCGCTATTGTACTGGTATTTATAGGATTTATAAGTTTTATACTATACTTCGTAGTACGAATGAATACAGATAAAAAGTACGAACACGATTTGGTAACGGAAGATTACTACAAACAAGAACTGGCTTTTCAGAACGAAATTAATGCTGAACAAAAGGGAAACGCATTGCATAATAATGTAGAAGTTAAAAAGATAGCAGAAGGATTACTAGTGGTGTTTCCCAAAGACAAGAACTATACAAAACTATCAGGTAGTATTTCTTTGTATCGACCATCAAATAAAAAATTGGATTTCGAAATTCCAATCACGCTTCAGAGTTCGGAAATATTAGTGCCGCAAAATAAGTTGATAGAGGGGAGATGGAATATTACTGTAAATTGGAGCTATGAGAATACTTCTTACTTATTTAAAGAATCATTCACGTATTAA
- a CDS encoding sulfite exporter TauE/SafE family protein — protein sequence MLLSAFILGLLGSFHCIGMCGPIAFMLPLDHKNHLKKFFQISLYHLGRLLAYSIIGLFFGLVGKSLNIFGMQQGLSISIGVLMILLVLIPSSIFMKYNFSKPVYKVISNVKNALGKELKKKTPDTFLTIGFLNGFLPCGLIYMAVFAAIALGSIMESSMYVLLFGLGTVPLMTAVVYARNLFKGKWIRKHIQKAIPVFVVMMGLLFILRGMGLGIPYVSPKQSTEIVSANFECH from the coding sequence ATGTTATTATCAGCATTCATATTAGGCCTTTTGGGAAGTTTTCACTGCATTGGAATGTGTGGCCCTATTGCTTTTATGCTGCCTTTGGATCATAAGAATCATCTTAAGAAATTTTTTCAGATCTCTTTATATCATTTGGGTCGTTTACTAGCGTATAGTATTATTGGATTGTTTTTTGGACTAGTAGGCAAGAGCCTGAACATTTTTGGAATGCAGCAGGGACTATCTATAAGTATAGGTGTTTTAATGATTTTATTGGTTTTGATTCCATCATCAATATTCATGAAATACAATTTCTCTAAACCCGTATATAAAGTAATCTCAAACGTCAAGAATGCTTTAGGGAAAGAACTTAAAAAGAAAACACCAGATACATTTTTGACTATTGGTTTTCTGAATGGTTTTCTTCCCTGTGGATTGATATATATGGCAGTTTTTGCAGCAATTGCTCTAGGTAGTATTATGGAAAGTAGTATGTATGTATTACTTTTTGGATTAGGAACAGTTCCCCTTATGACAGCAGTTGTTTACGCAAGAAATTTGTTCAAAGGAAAGTGGATAAGAAAACATATTCAAAAAGCAATTCCGGTGTTTGTAGTTATGATGGGATTGTTATTTATCTTAAGAGGAATGGGATTAGGAATTCCATATGTTTCTCCAAAACAATCAACTGAAATTGTTTCTGCAAATTTCGAATGTCACTAA
- the hemN gene encoding oxygen-independent coproporphyrinogen III oxidase produces the protein MNSNLVDKYNVPGPRYTSYPTVPYWDNSTFSLRNWTQSVQKSFIQSNDSEGISLYIHLPFCESMCTFCGCNKRITKIHHVEIPYINALLKEWQLYLNLFETRPKIKELHLGGGTPTFFSPENLAFLIKGLFWSAKSASACEFSFEGHPNNTTREHLQALYDVGFRRVSFGVQDYNETVQKAIHRVQPFENVKHVTEIAREIGYTSIGHDIIFGLPFQTEEAVIHTIQKTKELLPDRLAFYSYAHVPWQKGNGQRGFNESDLPTGEQKRKQYEIGKELLSKVGYVEIGMDHFALKSDSLYKSMKNKSLHRNFMGYTVSKTNMMIGLGVSSISDSWYGFAQNVKGIEEYQNLVNEGIIPVYRGHILTKEDEIIRQHILNLMCHFKTDWSINPLHFDELADVSARLREMENDGLVEITNHYIKVTEKGRPFVRNICMAFDLRLQKNKPNTQLFSMTV, from the coding sequence ATGAATTCTAATTTAGTAGATAAATATAACGTTCCAGGACCTAGATACACGAGTTACCCTACAGTTCCATATTGGGATAATAGTACATTTTCGTTAAGAAATTGGACACAATCAGTTCAGAAATCTTTTATTCAAAGTAATGACTCAGAAGGAATCAGCTTATATATTCACTTACCTTTTTGTGAAAGCATGTGTACTTTTTGTGGATGTAATAAGCGAATTACTAAAATACATCATGTAGAAATACCATATATCAATGCTCTGCTAAAAGAATGGCAATTATATCTTAATTTATTCGAAACCAGACCAAAAATCAAGGAATTGCATTTAGGTGGTGGAACACCTACATTTTTTTCTCCAGAAAATTTAGCATTCTTGATTAAAGGGTTATTCTGGTCCGCAAAATCGGCTTCAGCCTGTGAATTTAGTTTTGAAGGACATCCAAATAACACCACTCGAGAACACCTACAAGCGTTATATGATGTAGGTTTCAGAAGAGTGAGTTTTGGTGTACAAGATTATAATGAAACTGTTCAGAAAGCAATTCATAGAGTACAACCATTCGAGAATGTAAAACATGTTACAGAGATTGCCAGAGAAATCGGTTATACTTCTATTGGTCACGACATTATATTCGGATTACCTTTTCAGACCGAAGAAGCAGTTATTCACACCATACAGAAAACTAAAGAACTATTACCTGATCGCTTAGCATTTTATAGCTATGCACATGTTCCTTGGCAAAAAGGAAACGGTCAACGTGGATTTAATGAGTCTGATCTTCCAACAGGGGAACAAAAACGAAAACAGTATGAAATAGGTAAAGAACTATTATCCAAAGTTGGTTATGTAGAAATTGGGATGGATCATTTTGCACTGAAAAGTGACTCGTTATATAAATCAATGAAAAATAAAAGTTTACATCGTAATTTTATGGGATATACGGTTTCTAAAACTAATATGATGATCGGTTTAGGTGTGTCTTCTATTAGTGATAGTTGGTATGGTTTTGCCCAAAATGTTAAGGGTATAGAAGAATATCAAAATTTAGTTAATGAAGGCATCATTCCCGTATACAGAGGTCATATACTAACTAAAGAAGATGAAATCATCAGGCAACATATCTTAAATCTTATGTGTCATTTTAAGACCGATTGGAGTATAAACCCTCTTCATTTTGATGAATTAGCAGATGTATCTGCACGCTTAAGAGAAATGGAAAATGATGGTTTAGTAGAAATTACCAACCACTATATTAAAGTGACTGAAAAAGGACGACCCTTTGTTCGTAATATCTGTATGGCTTTTGACTTACGACTGCAAAAAAACAAACCCAATACGCAATTATTTTCTATGACGGTTTAG
- a CDS encoding DUF6799 domain-containing protein, with product MRKLILFFGLLILGTVILNAQNQDPEKTMLMYVDGDMLQVIDGDITPLQESIILQDCRVLNSDGSFKAMDGYQSRLKEGECMDMYGIEYRNEYQYRYKTKKENKGLTQTQLTSKYQNKLHYIKISGKVYQVTNISQKPLRDNFDLANGVIVDPYGIYKESGKEQIRLIDGDCINLSGVKFENSYDQRKILVKKIKKTNNEVQ from the coding sequence ATGAGAAAACTAATATTATTTTTTGGATTGTTAATCCTAGGAACGGTAATTCTTAACGCTCAAAATCAAGATCCTGAAAAAACCATGCTTATGTATGTAGATGGTGACATGCTACAAGTAATTGATGGAGATATCACACCTCTTCAAGAAAGTATTATTTTACAGGATTGTAGAGTACTTAACTCAGACGGCAGTTTTAAGGCGATGGATGGGTATCAATCTCGTTTAAAAGAAGGAGAATGTATGGATATGTACGGTATTGAATATCGTAATGAGTATCAATATCGATATAAAACAAAGAAAGAGAATAAAGGTCTTACACAAACACAACTAACTAGTAAATATCAAAACAAACTTCATTACATAAAAATATCTGGTAAAGTATATCAGGTAACTAATATATCTCAGAAACCGTTACGCGATAATTTTGATCTTGCTAACGGAGTTATAGTAGATCCATATGGTATATATAAGGAATCTGGTAAAGAACAAATTCGATTAATAGATGGTGATTGTATTAACCTAAGTGGAGTTAAATTTGAGAATAGTTATGATCAAAGAAAAATCCTGGTAAAGAAAATCAAAAAGACAAACAATGAAGTTCAATAA
- the ccoG gene encoding cytochrome c oxidase accessory protein CcoG — protein sequence METPENETFRDSIGTINEEGKRAWVYPKKPSGKFYKYRKWVSYGLLIFLFSAPFIKISGNQFLLFNVLERRFNIFGAPFWPQDFHLFVISMIIGVVFVILFTVAFGRLFCGWICPQTIFMEMVFRRIEYWIEGDRGKQIRLDKQPWNADKIKKRVLKWFVFFIISFLIANVFLAYLIGSDKLIQYVFVDGPFKHVSTLISLLIFTAVFYFVFAWFREQVCIIACPYGRLQGVLLDAKSIVVAYDYKRGEKEAGRAKFKKNEDRSTTGKGDCIDCFQCVHVCPTGIDIRNGTQLECVNCTACIDACDHMMESVNLPKGLIRYASEDNIAKKEKFKFTPRLKGYTAVLVILTGVFLGMSFLRNDVEANILRLPGQLYERKDNNIISNVYTYKLVNKTIDEIENVRFELLSHKGTIELVTHKNFTVPKQGLAEGTLFIEINTSALSGDRDKIKIGVYSNDELVETTTTAFLGPRSYR from the coding sequence TTGGAAACACCAGAAAACGAAACATTTAGAGATTCTATCGGTACGATTAACGAAGAAGGAAAACGTGCTTGGGTATATCCTAAAAAACCTAGCGGTAAATTTTATAAATATCGAAAATGGGTAAGTTATGGGTTATTGATCTTTTTGTTTTCTGCGCCATTTATCAAAATTAGCGGCAACCAGTTTTTGTTATTTAATGTTTTAGAGCGACGTTTCAACATTTTCGGAGCTCCTTTCTGGCCTCAGGATTTTCATCTGTTTGTAATATCAATGATTATTGGGGTAGTCTTTGTAATATTATTTACGGTAGCTTTTGGACGATTATTCTGTGGTTGGATATGTCCGCAAACAATATTTATGGAAATGGTTTTCCGAAGAATAGAATACTGGATAGAAGGAGACCGAGGAAAACAAATACGGCTGGATAAACAACCTTGGAATGCTGATAAAATTAAAAAACGTGTGCTGAAATGGTTTGTTTTTTTTATTATCTCTTTCTTGATTGCTAATGTGTTTTTAGCCTATCTGATCGGGAGTGATAAACTTATTCAATATGTTTTTGTCGATGGCCCTTTTAAGCACGTGAGTACATTAATCTCATTACTCATATTTACAGCAGTATTTTATTTTGTATTTGCCTGGTTTAGAGAACAGGTTTGTATTATTGCTTGTCCATATGGTCGATTACAAGGTGTGTTATTAGATGCTAAATCTATTGTAGTTGCCTATGATTATAAGCGTGGAGAAAAAGAAGCTGGGCGTGCTAAGTTTAAGAAAAATGAAGATAGATCTACTACAGGAAAAGGAGATTGTATAGACTGTTTCCAATGTGTTCATGTCTGCCCAACAGGAATTGATATTCGTAATGGTACACAATTGGAGTGTGTGAATTGCACAGCCTGTATCGATGCCTGTGATCATATGATGGAGAGTGTAAACCTACCTAAAGGATTGATTCGCTATGCAAGTGAAGATAATATAGCAAAAAAGGAGAAATTTAAGTTTACACCACGCCTAAAAGGATATACAGCAGTACTGGTTATATTGACAGGTGTTTTTTTAGGAATGTCTTTTTTAAGAAACGATGTAGAAGCCAATATCTTAAGATTACCAGGTCAGCTCTATGAGAGAAAAGATAATAATATCATCAGTAATGTGTATACCTATAAACTGGTTAATAAAACCATAGATGAGATAGAAAATGTTCGTTTTGAATTATTATCTCATAAAGGAACTATTGAATTAGTAACTCATAAAAACTTTACGGTACCTAAACAGGGATTGGCAGAAGGGACATTATTTATAGAAATCAATACATCTGCCCTAAGTGGAGATAGGGACAAAATAAAAATAGGAGTATATTCTAATGACGAACTGGTAGAAACGACAACAACAGCTTTTCTTGGACCAAGAAGCTATAGATGA
- a CDS encoding universal stress protein: MKNILIPTDFSENSWNSITYALSFFKKVKCNFHLLHVSPYQEVIGSDSFFESKDHVLEKATRSDKEQMQLLLKKIQKLPLNTKHRFFTIYEHIFFVDTIRKHVEEKNIDFIVMGTKGASGLKEKTIGSNTGDVITKVKCPVLVIPEKAKYNNINEIAFPTDYNIFYRNKVLNTITEVLNLNHAALRILHISKKEKELSELQKKNKDFLNDYLGENEEHSFHFLSNPNIEQAVQCFTESRDIGMITMVAKNLNFFQRILFHPTVEKISYHTRIPFLVLHE; encoded by the coding sequence ATGAAGAATATCCTTATTCCGACAGATTTTTCGGAAAACTCATGGAATTCAATTACTTACGCTTTGTCGTTTTTTAAAAAAGTAAAATGTAATTTCCATTTGTTGCATGTCTCTCCATATCAGGAAGTGATAGGAAGTGATTCTTTTTTCGAATCCAAAGATCACGTTCTCGAAAAAGCTACTCGCAGTGATAAAGAGCAAATGCAATTATTGCTAAAAAAAATCCAAAAATTACCATTAAATACGAAGCATCGTTTCTTTACCATATACGAGCATATCTTTTTTGTAGATACTATTAGAAAACATGTCGAGGAGAAAAATATAGACTTCATAGTAATGGGTACCAAAGGTGCTTCTGGATTAAAAGAAAAAACAATAGGCAGTAATACAGGTGATGTTATTACGAAAGTTAAATGTCCTGTACTTGTAATTCCTGAAAAAGCAAAATACAATAACATTAATGAGATTGCTTTTCCAACGGATTATAACATCTTTTACAGGAATAAGGTATTGAATACGATTACTGAAGTACTCAACTTAAATCATGCGGCACTAAGAATATTACATATTTCCAAAAAAGAGAAAGAACTTTCAGAGCTACAAAAAAAAAATAAAGATTTTCTTAATGATTACTTAGGAGAAAATGAAGAACATAGTTTTCATTTTTTGTCCAATCCAAATATAGAGCAAGCAGTACAGTGCTTTACAGAAAGTAGAGATATTGGTATGATTACTATGGTTGCCAAAAACCTCAACTTTTTCCAAAGAATCTTATTTCATCCAACCGTAGAAAAGATAAGTTATCATACCAGAATCCCCTTTTTAGTATTACACGAATAA